A genomic region of Pelodiscus sinensis isolate JC-2024 chromosome 1, ASM4963464v1, whole genome shotgun sequence contains the following coding sequences:
- the LOC102445276 gene encoding tubulin alpha-8 chain isoform X1 produces the protein MQTNQRECISIHVGQAGVQIGNACWELFCLEHGIQPDGTFKNQSNKNNDDSFNTFFSETVTEKHVPRAVMVDLEPTVVDEVRAGAYRQLFHPEQLITGKEDAANNYARGHYTIGKENIDLVLDRIRKLTDACSGLQGFLIFHSFGGGTGSGFTSLLMERLSLDYGKKSKLEFAIYPAPQVSTAVVEPYNSILTTHTTLEHSDCAFMVDNEAIYDICRRNLDIERPTYTNLNRLISQIVSSITASLRFDGALNVDLTEFQTNLVPYPRIHFPLVTYAPIISSERAYHEQLSVAEITSSCFEPNNQMVKCDPRHGKYMACCMLYRGDVVPKDVNVAIAAIKTKRTIQFVDWCPTGFKVGINYQPPTVVPGGDLAQVQRAVCMLSNTTAIAEAWARLDHKFDLMYAKRAFVHWYVGEGMEEGEFAEAREDLAALEKDYEEVGTDSFEEENDGEEF, from the exons ATGCAAACCAATCAG CGTGAGTGCATCTCCATTCACGTTGGCCAGGCTGGAGTTCAGATTGgcaatgcatgctgggaactCTTCTGTCTGGAACATGGCATTCAGCCAGATGGCACCTTCAAGAATCAGTCCAACAAAAACAATGATGACTCCTTTAATACATTTTTCAGTGAAACAGTCACAGAAAAGCATGTGCCACGGGCTGTCATGGTGGATTTGGAACCAACTGTAGTAG ATGAAGTGCGTGCTGGTGCTTACCGGCAGCTTTTCCATCCAGAACAGCTGATCACTGGAAAGGAAGATGCAGCTAATAACTATGCCCGGGGTCACTATACTATTGGTAAAGAAAACATTGATCTGGTGCTTGATCGGATCCGTAAGCTG ACCGATGCCTGTTCTGGGCTACAGGGATTCCTGATTTTCCACAGCTTTGGAGGGGGCACTGGCTCTGGCTTCACCTCCTTGTTGATGGAACGCCTCTCCCTGGATTATGGGAAGAAGTCCAAACTGGAGTTTGCCATCTACCCAGCCCCCCAAGTTTCCACTGCCGTGGTGGAGCCCTACAACTCCATCCTGACCACCCACACCACCCTAGAGCATTCAGACTGCGCCTTCATGGTGGACAACGAGGCCATCTATGACATCTGCCGTCGCAACTTGGACATCGAGCGCCCCACTTACACCAACCTGAACCGTCTCATCAGCCAGATAGTCTCGTCCATCACTGCCTCTCTGCGCTTCGATGGTGCCCTCAATGTGGATCTGACAGAGTTTCAGACCAACCTGGTGCCCTACCCTCGCATCCACTTCCCCCTGGTGACATACGCACCCATCATCTCCTCAGAGCGAGCCTATCACGAGCAGCTATCAGTGGCAGAAATCACCAGTTCCTGCTTTGAACCCAACAACCAGATGGTGAAGTGTGATCCCCGTCATGGAAAATATATGGCCTGCTGCATGCTGTACCGTGGTGACGTGGTTCCCAAAGATGTCAACGTAGCTATCGCGGCCATCAAGACCAAGAGAACTATCCAGTTTGTGGATTGGTGTCCAACAGGCTTCAAG GTTGGCATCAATTACCAGCCTCCTACTGTAGTTCCTGGGGGAGACCTGGCCCAGGTTCAACGCGCCGTCTGCATGCTAAGCAACACCACTGCCATCGCTGAGGCTTGGGCCAGGCTGGACCACAAGTTTGATCTGATGTATGCTAAGAGGGCATTTGTGCACTGGTATGTTGGTGAAGGCATGGAGGAAGGGGAGTTTGCAGAGGCCCGAGAGGACTTGGCTGCACTGGAGAAGGACTACGAGGAAGTGGGAACTGACTCATTTGAAGAAGAAAATGATGGGGAGGAATTTTAA
- the LOC102445276 gene encoding tubulin alpha-8 chain isoform X2 codes for MRECISIHVGQAGVQIGNACWELFCLEHGIQPDGTFKNQSNKNNDDSFNTFFSETVTEKHVPRAVMVDLEPTVVDEVRAGAYRQLFHPEQLITGKEDAANNYARGHYTIGKENIDLVLDRIRKLTDACSGLQGFLIFHSFGGGTGSGFTSLLMERLSLDYGKKSKLEFAIYPAPQVSTAVVEPYNSILTTHTTLEHSDCAFMVDNEAIYDICRRNLDIERPTYTNLNRLISQIVSSITASLRFDGALNVDLTEFQTNLVPYPRIHFPLVTYAPIISSERAYHEQLSVAEITSSCFEPNNQMVKCDPRHGKYMACCMLYRGDVVPKDVNVAIAAIKTKRTIQFVDWCPTGFKVGINYQPPTVVPGGDLAQVQRAVCMLSNTTAIAEAWARLDHKFDLMYAKRAFVHWYVGEGMEEGEFAEAREDLAALEKDYEEVGTDSFEEENDGEEF; via the exons ATG CGTGAGTGCATCTCCATTCACGTTGGCCAGGCTGGAGTTCAGATTGgcaatgcatgctgggaactCTTCTGTCTGGAACATGGCATTCAGCCAGATGGCACCTTCAAGAATCAGTCCAACAAAAACAATGATGACTCCTTTAATACATTTTTCAGTGAAACAGTCACAGAAAAGCATGTGCCACGGGCTGTCATGGTGGATTTGGAACCAACTGTAGTAG ATGAAGTGCGTGCTGGTGCTTACCGGCAGCTTTTCCATCCAGAACAGCTGATCACTGGAAAGGAAGATGCAGCTAATAACTATGCCCGGGGTCACTATACTATTGGTAAAGAAAACATTGATCTGGTGCTTGATCGGATCCGTAAGCTG ACCGATGCCTGTTCTGGGCTACAGGGATTCCTGATTTTCCACAGCTTTGGAGGGGGCACTGGCTCTGGCTTCACCTCCTTGTTGATGGAACGCCTCTCCCTGGATTATGGGAAGAAGTCCAAACTGGAGTTTGCCATCTACCCAGCCCCCCAAGTTTCCACTGCCGTGGTGGAGCCCTACAACTCCATCCTGACCACCCACACCACCCTAGAGCATTCAGACTGCGCCTTCATGGTGGACAACGAGGCCATCTATGACATCTGCCGTCGCAACTTGGACATCGAGCGCCCCACTTACACCAACCTGAACCGTCTCATCAGCCAGATAGTCTCGTCCATCACTGCCTCTCTGCGCTTCGATGGTGCCCTCAATGTGGATCTGACAGAGTTTCAGACCAACCTGGTGCCCTACCCTCGCATCCACTTCCCCCTGGTGACATACGCACCCATCATCTCCTCAGAGCGAGCCTATCACGAGCAGCTATCAGTGGCAGAAATCACCAGTTCCTGCTTTGAACCCAACAACCAGATGGTGAAGTGTGATCCCCGTCATGGAAAATATATGGCCTGCTGCATGCTGTACCGTGGTGACGTGGTTCCCAAAGATGTCAACGTAGCTATCGCGGCCATCAAGACCAAGAGAACTATCCAGTTTGTGGATTGGTGTCCAACAGGCTTCAAG GTTGGCATCAATTACCAGCCTCCTACTGTAGTTCCTGGGGGAGACCTGGCCCAGGTTCAACGCGCCGTCTGCATGCTAAGCAACACCACTGCCATCGCTGAGGCTTGGGCCAGGCTGGACCACAAGTTTGATCTGATGTATGCTAAGAGGGCATTTGTGCACTGGTATGTTGGTGAAGGCATGGAGGAAGGGGAGTTTGCAGAGGCCCGAGAGGACTTGGCTGCACTGGAGAAGGACTACGAGGAAGTGGGAACTGACTCATTTGAAGAAGAAAATGATGGGGAGGAATTTTAA